One Pyxicephalus adspersus chromosome 3, UCB_Pads_2.0, whole genome shotgun sequence genomic window carries:
- the LOC140325598 gene encoding uncharacterized protein isoform X2 — MTLSCTLSSQLIICLIFIIIPIIMMTENYIEQKPEYIYHTVGENASIQCTAGANIDIRNLSLLRRHTKIFTLRTSKSIISKVLKLSGSFEELTWSLSQLENFLYQCSSDKNQSDFKIPGSSVEPNTTTCSVPGDFSMNLSILNGSEKVVTLWMENRLDYHSRIQLSGTIRNLSIMLNNLQESDRDSYTCSGRAEGVVDDIKGKSTSLVVEQKSSYGMFAGITLGVIAVILVTLIIVIVIKRKRRMFTEVPMCCNNST; from the exons ATGACTTTATCGTGTACCCTGAGTTCCCAGCTCATCATCTGCCTCATTTTTATCATCATTCCAATAATAA TGATGACAGAGAACTACATTGAGCAAAAGCCTGAGTACATATACCATACAGTGGGAGAAAACGCCAGCATACAATGCACTGCAGGAGCAAACATTGACATAAGAAATCTGTCCCTTCTTAGACGCCACACTAAAATATTCACACTTAGGACAAGCAAAAGCATCATCTCTAAGGTGTTGAAACTTTCCGGCTCATTTGAAGAACTTACCTGGAGTTTAAGCCAATTGGAAAACTTTTTGTATCAATGCTCTTCAGATAAAA atCAGAGCGACTTCAAGATACCTG gaagctcTGTAGAACCAAATACCACCACCTGTTCTGTCCCTGGAGACTTCAGTATGAATCTGTCCATTTTAAATGGAAGTGAAAAAGTGGTAACGCTGTGGATGGAAAACAGACTTGATTACCATAGTCGCATTCAACTTTCTGGTACCATTCGCAATCTTTCTATAATGCTGAATAATCTACAAGAGAGTGACAGGGACTCCTATACATGCTCTGGCAGGGCAGAAGGAGTTGTTGATGATATTAAAGGAAAAAGTACTTCACTAGTTGTAG AACAGAAGTCTTCCTATGGAATGTTTGCTGGTATTACGCTTGGAGTGATTGCAGTGATTTTAGTGACACTGATAATAGTAATAGTG ataaAGAGGAAGAGGAGAATGTTTACTGAGGTGCCAATGTGCTGCAACAATTCCACG tAA
- the LOC140325598 gene encoding uncharacterized protein isoform X3 produces MTLSCTLSSQLIICLIFIIIPIIMMTENYIEQKPEYIYHTVGENASIQCTAGANIDIRNLSLLRRHTKIFTLRTSKSIISKVLKLSGSFEELTWSLSQLENFLYQCSSDKNQSDFKIPGSSVEPNTTTCSVPGDFSMNLSILNGSEKVVTLWMENRLDYHSRIQLSGTIRNLSIMLNNLQESDRDSYTCSGRAEGVVDDIKGKSTSLVVEVFLWNVCWYYAWSDCSDFSDTDNSNSDKEEEENVY; encoded by the exons ATGACTTTATCGTGTACCCTGAGTTCCCAGCTCATCATCTGCCTCATTTTTATCATCATTCCAATAATAA TGATGACAGAGAACTACATTGAGCAAAAGCCTGAGTACATATACCATACAGTGGGAGAAAACGCCAGCATACAATGCACTGCAGGAGCAAACATTGACATAAGAAATCTGTCCCTTCTTAGACGCCACACTAAAATATTCACACTTAGGACAAGCAAAAGCATCATCTCTAAGGTGTTGAAACTTTCCGGCTCATTTGAAGAACTTACCTGGAGTTTAAGCCAATTGGAAAACTTTTTGTATCAATGCTCTTCAGATAAAA atCAGAGCGACTTCAAGATACCTG gaagctcTGTAGAACCAAATACCACCACCTGTTCTGTCCCTGGAGACTTCAGTATGAATCTGTCCATTTTAAATGGAAGTGAAAAAGTGGTAACGCTGTGGATGGAAAACAGACTTGATTACCATAGTCGCATTCAACTTTCTGGTACCATTCGCAATCTTTCTATAATGCTGAATAATCTACAAGAGAGTGACAGGGACTCCTATACATGCTCTGGCAGGGCAGAAGGAGTTGTTGATGATATTAAAGGAAAAAGTACTTCACTAGTTGTAG AAGTCTTCCTATGGAATGTTTGCTGGTATTACGCTTGGAGTGATTGCAGTGATTTTAGTGACACTGATAATAGTAATAGTG ataaAGAGGAAGAGGAGAATGTTTACTGA
- the LOC140325598 gene encoding uncharacterized protein isoform X4: MTLSCTLSSQLIICLIFIIIPIINQSDFKIPGSSVEPNTTTCSVPGDFSMNLSILNGSEKVVTLWMENRLDYHSRIQLSGTIRNLSIMLNNLQESDRDSYTCSGRAEGVVDDIKGKSTSLVVEQKSSYGMFAGITLGVIAVILVTLIIVIVIKRKRRMFTEVPMCCNNSTILPALAKT, from the exons ATGACTTTATCGTGTACCCTGAGTTCCCAGCTCATCATCTGCCTCATTTTTATCATCATTCCAATAATAA atCAGAGCGACTTCAAGATACCTG gaagctcTGTAGAACCAAATACCACCACCTGTTCTGTCCCTGGAGACTTCAGTATGAATCTGTCCATTTTAAATGGAAGTGAAAAAGTGGTAACGCTGTGGATGGAAAACAGACTTGATTACCATAGTCGCATTCAACTTTCTGGTACCATTCGCAATCTTTCTATAATGCTGAATAATCTACAAGAGAGTGACAGGGACTCCTATACATGCTCTGGCAGGGCAGAAGGAGTTGTTGATGATATTAAAGGAAAAAGTACTTCACTAGTTGTAG AACAGAAGTCTTCCTATGGAATGTTTGCTGGTATTACGCTTGGAGTGATTGCAGTGATTTTAGTGACACTGATAATAGTAATAGTG ataaAGAGGAAGAGGAGAATGTTTACTGAGGTGCCAATGTGCTGCAACAATTCCACG
- the LOC140325598 gene encoding uncharacterized protein isoform X1, producing MTLSCTLSSQLIICLIFIIIPIIMMTENYIEQKPEYIYHTVGENASIQCTAGANIDIRNLSLLRRHTKIFTLRTSKSIISKVLKLSGSFEELTWSLSQLENFLYQCSSDKNQSDFKIPGSSVEPNTTTCSVPGDFSMNLSILNGSEKVVTLWMENRLDYHSRIQLSGTIRNLSIMLNNLQESDRDSYTCSGRAEGVVDDIKGKSTSLVVEQKSSYGMFAGITLGVIAVILVTLIIVIVIKRKRRMFTEVPMCCNNSTILPALAKT from the exons ATGACTTTATCGTGTACCCTGAGTTCCCAGCTCATCATCTGCCTCATTTTTATCATCATTCCAATAATAA TGATGACAGAGAACTACATTGAGCAAAAGCCTGAGTACATATACCATACAGTGGGAGAAAACGCCAGCATACAATGCACTGCAGGAGCAAACATTGACATAAGAAATCTGTCCCTTCTTAGACGCCACACTAAAATATTCACACTTAGGACAAGCAAAAGCATCATCTCTAAGGTGTTGAAACTTTCCGGCTCATTTGAAGAACTTACCTGGAGTTTAAGCCAATTGGAAAACTTTTTGTATCAATGCTCTTCAGATAAAA atCAGAGCGACTTCAAGATACCTG gaagctcTGTAGAACCAAATACCACCACCTGTTCTGTCCCTGGAGACTTCAGTATGAATCTGTCCATTTTAAATGGAAGTGAAAAAGTGGTAACGCTGTGGATGGAAAACAGACTTGATTACCATAGTCGCATTCAACTTTCTGGTACCATTCGCAATCTTTCTATAATGCTGAATAATCTACAAGAGAGTGACAGGGACTCCTATACATGCTCTGGCAGGGCAGAAGGAGTTGTTGATGATATTAAAGGAAAAAGTACTTCACTAGTTGTAG AACAGAAGTCTTCCTATGGAATGTTTGCTGGTATTACGCTTGGAGTGATTGCAGTGATTTTAGTGACACTGATAATAGTAATAGTG ataaAGAGGAAGAGGAGAATGTTTACTGAGGTGCCAATGTGCTGCAACAATTCCACG